From the Deinococcus misasensis DSM 22328 genome, one window contains:
- a CDS encoding LptF/LptG family permease: protein MRLRKYIYAEILPPLLLGIVLYTAVILFGYFFVGSQYLDGVGLVKILKWLGIQIPDSFVKVAPMAVVLMTVLAFGRMNTEREIIAMQSGGISFSWISKPVVLVATLVSLTSLVVSEYVTPRANLEARTMWYEDLPSTPQGLSRLKGTTLTLGNGLEVYFQNYDPNTDTMKDIRLVSWADKQARVYFAETGQFDGFNLALTGFEGYAVDFPAIKQIQSAGLDDLSETVQNVFSSNIPDQKDAVLTIKTGISRNEAIARFADGFAAETTSISELWNTAYGAHVPGEKGRVITAADQYSARMELHGKLAIPFANLVLALISMPLAIRYGRGTGVSLGVSVLIVVVYYLTLLLGRAFASAGILPPEVGLWFANVFFTLIGWRLIRRVS from the coding sequence ATGCGTCTCAGGAAATACATCTATGCAGAGATTCTGCCCCCCCTTTTGCTGGGGATCGTGCTTTACACCGCAGTGATCCTGTTCGGTTACTTTTTCGTGGGCTCCCAGTACCTGGATGGGGTTGGGCTGGTCAAAATCCTCAAGTGGCTGGGAATCCAGATTCCAGACAGCTTTGTGAAAGTCGCTCCCATGGCGGTGGTGCTCATGACGGTGCTGGCCTTTGGACGCATGAACACCGAACGTGAAATCATCGCCATGCAAAGCGGAGGCATTTCCTTCAGCTGGATCTCCAAGCCTGTGGTGCTGGTGGCGACCCTTGTGTCTCTCACCAGTCTGGTGGTCAGTGAATATGTCACCCCCAGAGCCAATCTGGAAGCACGCACCATGTGGTATGAGGATTTGCCCTCCACCCCTCAAGGGCTCAGCCGTCTGAAAGGAACCACCCTGACCCTTGGAAATGGATTGGAGGTGTATTTCCAGAATTACGACCCCAACACCGACACCATGAAAGACATCCGTCTGGTGTCATGGGCAGACAAACAAGCCCGGGTTTACTTTGCAGAAACCGGTCAATTTGATGGTTTCAATCTGGCTTTGACGGGCTTTGAAGGTTATGCCGTGGATTTTCCTGCCATCAAACAGATCCAGAGTGCAGGTCTCGACGACCTTTCTGAAACCGTGCAGAATGTGTTCAGCAGCAACATTCCCGATCAGAAAGATGCCGTACTGACCATCAAAACCGGCATTTCCCGCAACGAAGCCATCGCGCGTTTTGCAGATGGCTTTGCTGCCGAAACCACCTCCATCAGTGAATTGTGGAACACCGCCTATGGTGCCCATGTGCCTGGTGAAAAAGGCAGGGTCATCACTGCAGCAGACCAGTACAGTGCCCGCATGGAATTGCATGGCAAACTGGCCATTCCGTTTGCCAATCTGGTGCTGGCCCTGATCAGCATGCCTCTGGCCATCCGCTATGGTCGGGGTACGGGGGTGTCCCTAGGGGTTTCTGTGTTGATCGTGGTAGTGTACTACTTAACATTACTGCTCGGGCGGGCGTTTGCAAGTGCTGGCATTTTACCTCCCGAGGTTGGCCTGTGGTTTGCGAATGTCTTTTTCACCCTCATTGGGTGGCGTCTGATCAGGAGAGTCTCGTGA
- a CDS encoding glycosyltransferase family 2 protein, which translates to MKISVIVPAYNEEKLLGNLLTALGQQTHEPDEIIIVDNNSTDHTAAIARSFGVRVVRCVRAGVGSARQAGLEAATGDVILTTDADCLPQSTWVQHMYTGLQESIAVYGPLRFYGVPEADAWFSEYGYKFFLRAARLAGRPNLAGSNMGFHRKPALEVGGYPLSYTREDVILGYKLMRRGQVKYVSEALMHTSGRRLQDGWSRLLFKNFSDLFNKNPKAYR; encoded by the coding sequence ATGAAAATCAGTGTCATCGTACCCGCTTACAACGAAGAAAAATTGCTGGGAAATCTGCTGACGGCTCTGGGTCAACAAACACATGAGCCTGATGAAATCATCATCGTGGACAACAACAGCACCGACCATACTGCAGCCATCGCCAGAAGTTTTGGGGTCCGGGTGGTGCGATGTGTGAGGGCTGGGGTTGGCAGTGCCAGACAGGCTGGATTGGAGGCTGCCACCGGGGATGTGATCCTCACCACCGATGCAGATTGTCTTCCCCAGAGCACGTGGGTGCAGCACATGTACACAGGACTTCAGGAGTCCATTGCTGTGTATGGTCCCTTGCGGTTTTATGGGGTTCCTGAAGCCGATGCGTGGTTCAGCGAATACGGATATAAATTCTTCTTGCGTGCAGCCCGCCTTGCAGGCAGACCCAATCTGGCAGGCAGCAACATGGGATTTCACCGCAAACCTGCTCTGGAAGTCGGTGGATATCCCCTCAGTTACACCCGTGAAGATGTGATTCTCGGGTACAAACTCATGCGACGTGGACAGGTCAAATATGTCTCCGAAGCCCTCATGCACACTTCGGGTCGCCGTTTGCAAGATGGCTGGTCACGTCTGCTGTTCAAAAACTTCAGCGACCTCTTCAACAAAAACCCCAAAGCTTACAGGTAG